A window of Acropora muricata isolate sample 2 chromosome 6, ASM3666990v1, whole genome shotgun sequence genomic DNA:
AGTGTTCATGCTAATAGATTATTTGAACGTAATCCGAGAGCCTCGCTGGGGGTCTCCTTTGTCTCTGTGACCTCCGCAGGTCGCCGTTGTTTGCATCTGGGGGGTCTGGATCTACAGCTTGTTCTGCTGGGAAATCCTCTAGTACTTCCTGTTCTCTGCGATCTTCTTCAGCCTTCAGGTTTGGCGGAATGACTTTGAACATGGACGAGTTCCGCGTTATGGACTTGAAACCATCGCTAGCTGTAACCATagatcctttcttttccttcacaacAAGGGGTTCTGGGTTGAAAAGAGTGcttagtttgtttttctttggttgcctCACAAGCACTGTATCTCCTGGTTTGATATCACTTGGTTTTGTGCCCAGTTTCGAGTCTGCATAAGCCTTGATCTTTGACTTCTGTTCTGCGTCTCTCTCCGCCATAATTTTTTGGGTCTCCTGTAAGGTCTGCTGTCTAGCCGGTGCTGGTGATACTTCTGGCAGGGTGGTCTTAAGTTTCCTTCCATTCAGTGCTTCACTCGGGGATACATTCGTGGTTGTATGCGGTGTAGCACGGTATTGTCTGAGAAATTTGTACAGTTCCTGTTTCCAATTTTTGCCTTCAACGACAGCAGTTCGCACACACTTCTCAAGGTTTGGCATAAAGCGTTCTGCCTCACCGTTGGCTCTCGGCCAAAGGGGTTGGACTTTTCTGTGATGGAACCCTAGATATTTGGCAAAGTTACTGAACTTAACTCCATTAAAAGGGGGGCCATTGTAGGTCTTCAACTCGTTAGGGATTCCCTGCCTTGCAAATATGGCGTCGAGCCTCGGGATGACAGATTTGGCTGATGTAGACTTGACGATCCCAACTTCCGGGAAGCGGCTGTTGTTCGTCAATAACAACTAGGAGGTAGTCACCCGAAGGGAATGGTCCAAGGAAATCCATTGCCAACATTTTCCATGGTCCACTAGGTAGCGGCGTCATCTGTAGGGGTTGAACTCGTGATGACTTGCTTGGAGTTACTGCTTGGCATGCTAGGCAGTTATCAACTGTATCTTTGACCATCTTATCTATCCCAGGGAACCAGACTTTCTTACGGATTAAACTCTTTGTCTTTACGATACCCTGGTGCCCAACATGCGCTAGATCTATGGCTCTTTCTCTCAGCTTGCTTGGGACAACGATTCTGTTACCTCTCAGTACCACTCCACTGTGGACCAGTAGCTCGTCCTTGAGTCGTTTGTAGTCTAGTATCTCAGAATCAGTCCAGCGATCTGTCTCGATTGCCTTGATCAGTGACTGAAGAGTGGGATCTTCCTTTGTTTCAGCCTGTATCTCTTGAAGTGTCATGGCTTTTGGTATGGCGTTAGTGCAAACATAGTTTACATAGTTTTAAGCAACGTTTCTCTCTGCGGTTGCTTGGAGGTTAGGGTGCCTGCTCATGAAGTCCGCAGGGTTTTCAGCATCCTTTCCGGGGCGATACACAAGATGACAGTTGTACGGCATCAACCTCAGCTTCCATCGGTCAATGCGAGCTGAAGTGGGCTTGTGATCTGTCATGATTGTGAACTCAGATCCGTAAAGGTAAAGATGAGAGTGTTCCAAAGCCCACACGATCGCTAGCATTTCCCTCTCGGTTTGTGAGTATCTGGACTCCACGTCGCTGAGTGCTCGACTTGCGTAGCTGATAATCTTGCCATCTTGCGCTAGTATTCCTCCAAGACCGACAGGGCTTGCGTCGACTATCACCTTGGTCTCCTGAGCAGGATTGAAGtatgacatgacatgacatggCTCTTGGTCAGACTGTCCTTGAGTTTGTCAAACGCATGTTGCTGTTCGTCTGACCACTGCCAAGGTGTCTCTTTCTTTGTAAGACCTCGTAACGGTGCTGTGATCGTAGTCTCTCCAATTCTTTTTCCACATCTTGTCGCACATGGAAGGGGATTCGGCGGTGTGGTTGCTGCCTGGGCTGCACATCAGGGTCTGTGTGGAGCTTGACAACTTTTCCTTTCACTTTGCCGATGCCGCCAAACAGGTTTTCAAATTCTCCGCTCACGAGGTACTGGGGACTAGTCTTGTCGGTTCCGACTTGGTTAACAATTTTTAGGAGTCCTAGCCTTTGTGCAGTGGCATATCCTAGGAGGTTTCCTGAACTGCCTTTAACAACGTGTAGGGTTGCCGATGTGCTGCTTGATTTTGCAGCCTCGGCCTGAATTGTTCCTAGCAGGGGTAGGGGTGTGGGTGATCCATAGGAGAAAATTCGCCGTTTGGCTTGTTCTAGAGTTTTTGCTTTGCCTTTGTAAATTCTCTTGTATGTGACTTCGTCAATGAGATTAACTGAAGCTCCAGAATCCAGCATCATTTCTAGATATTTTCCGTCGATCTCCAATCTGCACATGGGTTGTTTCTTCTCTCCTATTGCGTAGACGTAGTCATCATCATCTGTGCCTTCTTCTTCCGTCACGCGTTTCACTGAATCGGGTGGAACTGTCCTACAAACTTTAGCAAAATTATTAAGCTTGCCACAGGAGGTGCACTTCTTATTTCTAGCAGGACACGAGTCCTTGTGAGGATAGGTGCCGCCACAATTTCTGCATTTTGTTGCTTCATCGAACTTGCGTGACTCCTTGTGTGACCCGCTGCGTCGCTCTCGTCGGCAACCTTTGCCTTTCTGTGAACGTTTTTCGCTCTTCCTCTTGTCGTTTACGACGTTCACCGTTGTTTTGTCGCTTTCCACTTCTTTAGCTTGCGTTTCACTGAGCTCGAGGGCTCTTCCAGCTTTTAAAAGAGCAGTTAAATCAAGATCTTCACGCAGTGCTTTCCGCCTCAGTGCGTTTGACTTGCAGCTTAGAATAATTTGCTCCTTGATTTCTTTATCGGCGTCTGCAAATTCACAGGTCTTTGCGAGAGTTCTGAGTCTTGTGTGGAAACTGTCGAAACTTTTGCCCTCGTTTTGCTGAGCTTTTCTGAAGTTTGTGACCTCATAAGTTGTGTTGACTTGGGGATTGAAATGAGCGGTAAGTTTTTCCACGGCCTTTTTGTAATCTTTGTCTTCGCCGGTGTCTTCAAGCGTGTCAAAAATCTCGTCGACTTCGGGACCGCTGTAATGTAGC
This region includes:
- the LOC136920089 gene encoding uncharacterized protein; translated protein: MMLDSGASVNLIDEVTYKRIYKGKAKTLEQAKRRIFSYGSPTPLPLLGTIQAEAAKSSSTSATLHVVKGSSGNLLGYATAQRLGLLKIVNQVGTDKTSPQYLVSGEFENLFGGIGKVKGKVVKLHTDPDVQPRQQPHRRIPFHVRQDVEKELERLRSQHRYEVLQRKRHLGSGQTNSNMRLTNSRTV
- the LOC136920090 gene encoding uncharacterized protein encodes the protein MAVSLPTFPASQVHLDSNVGPRWKKWLARFENLTIGMGIEDEKRKRALLLHYSGPEVDEIFDTLEDTGEDKDYKKAVEKLTAHFNPQVNTTYEVTNFRKAQQNEGKSFDSFHTRLRTLAKTCEFADADKEIKEQIILSCKSNALRRKALREDLDLTALLKAGRALELSETQAKEVESDKTTVNVVNDKRKSEKRSQKGKGCRRERRSGSHKESRKFDEATKCRNCGGTYPHKDSCPARNKKCTSCGKLNNFAKERRNNPCADWRSTENI